In Aegilops tauschii subsp. strangulata cultivar AL8/78 chromosome 3, Aet v6.0, whole genome shotgun sequence, one genomic interval encodes:
- the LOC109742794 gene encoding uncharacterized protein, which translates to MTRRPMPPAMMFAIKTYTAQNRQYRQNQQSLRQIASSPGYGVTNPTSSIMQGASENSRMSCVAGSVGPLSSSADMILQNANMDTSLPEGASHGHVNTMLSLGTNPTRHDLSGSSNNNLLTHNLDTRESNRFSPKVAQARPAPMKDLPREPKFTCPVCINELVDASSTICGHIFCKKCIEASIRFQKKCPTCRRRLTMRNFHRIYLPAMD; encoded by the exons ATGACGAGGCGACCAATGCCACCAGCAATGATGTTTGCTATCAAGACCTACACGGCTCAGAACCGACAATACCGACAAAATCAACAATCGTTAAGACAGATAGCATCTTCCCCTGGCTATGGGGTGACGAACCCGACATCCAGTATCATGCAAGGCGCAAGCGAAAATTCTAGAATGTCTTGTGTGGCGGGCAGTGTTGGCCCTTTGTCGTCTAGTGCAGACATGATTCTGCAGAATGCCAACATGGATACCTCCCTGCCAG AAGGAGCTTCTCATGGGCATGTGAACACAATGCTTTCACTAGGGACAAACCCTACACGACATGATCTTTCTGGATCGTCCAACAACAACCTATTAACACACAATCTGGATACACGTGAATCCAACAGATTCTCT CCCAAGGTGGCGCAGGCACGCCCGGCGCCTATGAAGGATCTCCCAAGGGAACCAAAGTTTACCTGCCCAGTCTGCATCAATGAGCTGGTCGATGCATCATCTACTATCTGCGGCCACATCTTCTGCAAGAAATGCATAGAGGCCTCCATCCGATTTCAGAAGAAGTGCCCTACCTGTCGTAGGAGGCTGACCATGAGAAATTTCCACCGCATCTACCTCCCGGCGATGGATTGA